A stretch of the Jeotgalibacillus haloalkalitolerans genome encodes the following:
- a CDS encoding ABC transporter substrate-binding protein — MEKTVKRIFAGSLITALSLSMAACNSDGANGSDDSQEGGSSEGLSGTVTMWTASLAGEPFDTYFKDLEADFEEMHPDLDVVIQDIPQNEMEQKVLTSLTGGDVPDLVNLNPHYMSNIAAQGGLLDLTDELSDEAKGAYVEGPFESGKYEDGLYALPWYLTTTVSWYNGDHFEEAGVSELPTTTQGIYDTAKKVTDATGNPSYYPVINDGNAIMEKLVSLSNGEPIVEDGVANLSGNENIVEFFELTQKMYEEGIIPQETAEGSIQTGQELYMAGNISLLEGGVTFLGPIESGAPDVFSASKAGQPLNDADAPVNVAVMNFAVPAKTQNKEAAVALAEFVTNAENQLEFAKTAGTVLPSTTESLEDDYFANPGDSPKAMGMLEASKSLGRAEVLIPPTENSADLRLATKNIFTENLQGSLSPEEAVKQLEEEWNAAFEKSGEKVTF; from the coding sequence ATGGAGAAGACAGTGAAAAGAATTTTTGCGGGTTCACTTATCACGGCACTTTCATTAAGCATGGCAGCATGTAACAGTGACGGGGCAAACGGGTCAGATGACAGTCAGGAAGGCGGCAGTAGTGAAGGTCTTTCGGGAACAGTGACGATGTGGACAGCCTCTCTTGCGGGAGAGCCGTTTGATACATACTTCAAGGACCTCGAAGCAGATTTTGAAGAAATGCATCCTGATCTGGATGTAGTAATTCAGGATATTCCACAAAATGAAATGGAACAAAAAGTACTAACATCGCTGACTGGTGGAGATGTACCGGATCTGGTTAACCTTAACCCTCACTATATGTCTAACATTGCAGCACAGGGCGGACTACTTGATCTTACTGATGAACTGAGTGATGAAGCAAAGGGTGCTTATGTAGAAGGTCCTTTTGAATCAGGAAAGTACGAAGACGGCTTATATGCACTGCCGTGGTATCTGACAACAACTGTTTCATGGTATAACGGCGACCATTTTGAAGAAGCCGGCGTATCTGAATTACCAACGACTACGCAGGGCATCTATGACACAGCTAAAAAAGTAACGGACGCAACTGGGAATCCTTCATACTATCCGGTTATCAATGATGGAAATGCAATCATGGAAAAGCTGGTTTCCCTCTCTAACGGAGAACCAATTGTAGAAGACGGTGTAGCGAATTTATCTGGAAATGAAAACATTGTGGAATTCTTTGAACTAACTCAGAAAATGTATGAAGAAGGTATTATTCCACAGGAGACTGCAGAAGGCTCAATTCAGACTGGTCAGGAACTGTACATGGCTGGAAACATCTCACTTCTTGAGGGTGGTGTAACATTCCTTGGTCCGATCGAATCCGGTGCACCTGACGTATTCTCTGCTTCAAAAGCAGGCCAGCCATTAAATGATGCTGATGCTCCTGTGAATGTGGCAGTCATGAACTTTGCTGTACCAGCTAAAACTCAAAACAAAGAGGCTGCTGTAGCGCTGGCTGAATTTGTAACAAATGCTGAAAATCAGCTTGAATTTGCAAAAACTGCAGGTACAGTCTTGCCTTCAACAACTGAGTCATTAGAAGATGATTATTTTGCAAATCCAGGGGATTCACCAAAAGCAATGGGAATGCTTGAAGCATCTAAATCACTTGGTCGTGCGGAAGTATTAATCCCGCCAACTGAAAACAGTGCGGATCTGCGCCTAGCAACGAAAAACATTTTCACAGAAAACCTTCAGGGGTCACTATCACCTGAAGAAGCGGTAAAACAGCTTGAAGAAGAGTGGAACGCGGCCTTTGAAAAATCAGGTGAAAAAGTAACTTTCTAA
- a CDS encoding carbohydrate ABC transporter permease, which yields MNREPIVMKNISVKSARRQRKWSGAFLTPWMFLLPSIVILGLFLGYPILEAFRWSFLDYKIIAGTGEFVGLANFQEIFADKYFWNALINTILFLVIVLPLNVFLPMILAALVNQKIRGVETFRILYYLPVITPMVVAALMWKMLYSQNGIIAEILLFLGIFDSPTNLLVQSSTALVAVSAITVWKGLGYYMIIYLAGLQSIPKDVYESAEIDGASVWQKFTKITVPMLTPSITLVSVMTIIAGMKVFEEIALTTGGGPAGATTTLVMYIYEKFNSLDVSIASAAGLVLLVLAIGASLLQMKLTSKREDDLRA from the coding sequence ATGAATAGAGAGCCTATAGTAATGAAAAACATTAGTGTAAAATCTGCACGCAGGCAGCGAAAATGGAGTGGTGCGTTTTTAACACCGTGGATGTTTTTACTTCCATCTATTGTGATATTGGGGCTGTTCCTGGGCTATCCCATTCTGGAGGCATTCAGATGGAGTTTCCTGGATTATAAAATTATTGCAGGTACAGGCGAGTTTGTAGGGCTTGCAAATTTTCAGGAGATCTTCGCAGATAAGTATTTCTGGAACGCGCTGATTAATACAATCTTATTTTTAGTCATTGTACTTCCATTGAATGTTTTCCTGCCAATGATATTAGCGGCATTAGTTAATCAGAAAATCAGAGGAGTAGAAACGTTTCGTATTCTCTACTATCTGCCGGTTATTACGCCGATGGTAGTAGCAGCATTAATGTGGAAGATGCTTTATTCTCAAAACGGTATCATTGCTGAAATACTATTATTCCTTGGTATTTTTGATTCACCGACAAATCTTCTTGTCCAATCTTCAACAGCGTTAGTAGCAGTTTCGGCGATCACTGTCTGGAAAGGGCTCGGGTATTACATGATCATTTATCTGGCTGGACTTCAATCGATCCCTAAAGATGTCTATGAATCAGCAGAAATTGATGGTGCATCTGTGTGGCAAAAGTTCACGAAGATTACAGTACCTATGCTGACACCTTCTATCACACTGGTTTCTGTTATGACGATTATTGCAGGGATGAAAGTGTTTGAGGAGATTGCTTTAACGACAGGTGGAGGACCTGCCGGCGCTACAACGACTCTTGTTATGTATATTTATGAGAAATTTAACAGCCTCGATGTCAGTATTGCTTCAGCAGCAGGACTTGTTCTGCTTGTGTTGGCGATCGGCGCATCATTGCTTCAGATGAAGCTGACGAGTAAACGTGAAGACGACTTAAGGGCGTAA
- a CDS encoding carbohydrate ABC transporter permease → MKPKQFTQKLWLYALMIFITCLTVGPFLITLFIAMKSPTEGIYGAMLPENPTFENFVSAFDKANFSLYFLNTTIVTALAIPLNLLFCSLAAYPLARMNFKGRSVVLALIISTMMVPFQLYMAPLFQLSGELGLRNTHVGLIVMQVSTAFGIFLLRQAYLRVPKELEESAYLDGANKFKVWYLVALPLVKPTLVTLAIFTFMGTWGDYLWPLINSTDSSRYTLSIGLAQLSQNFDGSNLKLISAASILTTIPTLVIFIWLQRYFISGATDGAVKG, encoded by the coding sequence TTGAAACCAAAACAATTCACTCAAAAACTTTGGCTGTATGCCCTGATGATCTTTATTACATGCCTGACAGTGGGACCTTTTTTAATCACTTTATTTATTGCTATGAAATCTCCTACTGAAGGAATATATGGAGCGATGCTTCCTGAAAATCCAACATTTGAAAATTTCGTATCAGCTTTTGATAAAGCTAATTTTTCTTTGTACTTTCTAAATACAACGATTGTCACTGCACTGGCTATTCCGTTAAATCTACTGTTTTGCAGTCTGGCTGCATATCCGCTTGCCAGAATGAACTTCAAGGGAAGAAGTGTGGTTCTTGCCCTGATTATCTCAACAATGATGGTTCCGTTCCAATTATACATGGCGCCACTTTTTCAGTTGTCAGGAGAACTCGGGCTCAGAAATACTCACGTAGGATTGATCGTCATGCAGGTATCCACTGCCTTTGGCATATTCCTGTTACGTCAGGCGTATCTGCGTGTCCCGAAAGAGCTTGAAGAATCTGCATACCTCGATGGCGCAAATAAATTTAAAGTGTGGTATCTGGTTGCACTTCCCCTTGTCAAGCCAACGCTTGTCACTTTAGCTATTTTTACATTTATGGGGACATGGGGAGATTATTTATGGCCACTCATTAACTCAACCGATAGCAGCAGATACACATTATCAATCGGTCTTGCGCAGCTTTCACAGAACTTCGATGGATCTAACCTGAAGCTGATCAGTGCGGCATCCATTTTAACAACAATCCCTACCCTTGTGATTTTTATCTGGCTGCAGAGATACTTTATCTCGGGTGCCACAGATGGTGCAGTAAAGGGTTAA
- a CDS encoding FAD-dependent oxidoreductase — protein METIIYNGRDIPVLYDVDCVVVGGGTGGAAAAISALEETLSVLVIEKNISLGGTQTNSLVSPMMPTYVETQRINRMIIERLHAENIRTSDGTTTCSWFNVESLSYVLEQLITERGGDILYDSRFIDCIKNDQQINYIIVSTCSGLVAIKGKTFIDSTADASLSQAAGIPVTSGDAKGQNQQISFRFEMGGINIDQIREFVLSKGETFCKIDDPDFFEIAMVPGKGHVLEPLFRKGVENGDLLEEDMRYFQAFTQPGKPTVMSFNCPHVPGIYQTTDPILRSKAVTRGREMIQRLSKFLPAYLPGFEQSFLLREATQLGIRESWRITGKYVLTEHDYIKRARFDDGIARGDWYIDVHSVAKEDIEHAKLSKGEYYEIPYRSLVADEAENLIVVGRHISSTFLMQASLRIQPTVRDLGQVAGMACAYSVRMNTALNQMDGAVLKQQLQLVEE, from the coding sequence TTGGAAACAATCATTTATAACGGTCGGGACATACCGGTCTTATATGACGTAGATTGTGTTGTAGTTGGAGGAGGTACAGGTGGTGCGGCGGCAGCTATATCAGCACTGGAAGAGACCTTATCAGTACTGGTAATTGAAAAAAATATATCACTTGGCGGTACTCAGACGAATTCATTAGTTTCTCCAATGATGCCTACCTACGTGGAAACACAACGTATTAACAGAATGATTATTGAAAGACTCCATGCTGAAAATATTCGTACAAGCGATGGTACAACTACCTGCAGCTGGTTCAATGTTGAATCCCTCAGTTACGTACTTGAACAGTTAATCACAGAACGTGGAGGAGATATTCTTTACGATTCGAGATTTATCGATTGTATAAAAAATGATCAACAGATCAATTACATTATCGTAAGTACCTGCAGCGGTCTTGTTGCGATTAAAGGAAAAACCTTTATCGACAGTACTGCAGATGCATCGCTATCACAGGCAGCAGGAATACCGGTAACGTCGGGTGATGCAAAAGGGCAGAATCAGCAGATTTCCTTCCGTTTTGAAATGGGTGGGATCAATATTGATCAGATTCGGGAATTTGTCCTTTCTAAAGGAGAGACGTTCTGCAAAATTGATGACCCTGATTTTTTTGAAATTGCGATGGTTCCCGGCAAGGGGCATGTCTTAGAGCCGTTATTCCGCAAAGGAGTCGAAAATGGGGATCTTCTTGAAGAGGATATGAGATATTTTCAGGCATTTACACAGCCTGGCAAACCAACTGTAATGTCCTTTAATTGCCCTCATGTACCGGGCATTTACCAAACAACAGATCCGATACTGCGTTCAAAAGCAGTGACCAGGGGAAGAGAAATGATTCAAAGGCTGTCCAAGTTTCTGCCCGCCTATCTTCCCGGATTTGAACAATCATTTCTGCTGCGTGAAGCGACTCAGCTGGGAATCAGGGAATCATGGAGAATTACTGGTAAGTATGTGCTGACAGAGCATGACTATATTAAACGGGCACGATTTGATGACGGGATTGCCCGTGGTGACTGGTATATAGATGTGCATAGTGTGGCAAAAGAGGATATTGAACATGCAAAGCTTTCAAAGGGTGAATACTATGAAATTCCTTACCGGTCTCTTGTAGCTGACGAGGCTGAAAATCTGATCGTAGTCGGCAGACATATATCAAGTACATTTTTAATGCAGGCTTCTCTCAGAATTCAGCCGACTGTCAGAGATCTGGGCCAGGTGGCAGGAATGGCATGTGCATATTCTGTCAGAATGAACACCGCTCTGAATCAGATGGATGGTGCGGTACTTAAACAACAGCTTCAGCTTGTGGAGGAATGA
- a CDS encoding glycosyl hydrolase-related protein has product MEQIKEVHILNHTHWDREWYESFEQFRYKLRNGLRYVQELISAGEIENFFLDGQTIVLDDYREVVSEKEYERFLSLIKDQKIEVGPWYLLADEFLVSGEAMLKNLEIGIKTSKALGSAASIGYLPDTFGHISQMPQILKGYDIQHALIFRGAVSDSYENTWVGADNSKVFTFVLPLFEGYYQTFLKHKDFMEKTETYLSDKAPYLRHNKALIMNGADHTFVSRDLKDRIMEMQRQYPHIRFTQSLMSQYLDAFKEKDTGNVIKGEQRDPSKIFILPGVYSTRSYLKVQNQMCEDQAIGMMEALNVWNNGESDSAEFMDYVWKLILQNQPHDSICGCSVDEVHDEMETRTQKVLSAIGQFTHDHLNDEYPFEFIDSTVENPYLYLVNNTPVSEMYTVNASIRIPVPMDLGSIRLSHDDKDIPFDVIRREQREEFLHHILAEPHYAEYVIYDVTFNLHFDGVEVKRVRIEREAKKTYALEMKEADHIENEFYQIRWGSQGLSIKDIETGVNYKNQHHFLSSLDAGDSYNYSPPVNDHLSTGRLMQVSKIKKGKTFESAILHYELEQPASLNEDRTGPAHETVTSHIETTVTLNRGKRLIQFKTKVVNTAKDQKLRVGFGTGTDVHVSYGDTAFDLLERETLRIKEYDMPKNKEAVMNQYPTYSTVIAGDHQLVHRGLQEFEVERHEQSDMVFLTMIRSVGWLSRRDLRTRGNGAGPGFETPGAQCIGTYEFEYGLILGQNNMSLNHAKVMRQPVLTQQSYIFKKERNLFKQSSQVIVFSSFRQKDENSFDIRMFNPSSEEAVTTLHFGFDPEEVTKVNFNGESIIHYPAKREVSVSFQPKEIVTLRVKRTFDY; this is encoded by the coding sequence ATGGAACAGATTAAAGAAGTGCATATTCTGAATCATACACACTGGGATCGGGAGTGGTATGAGTCATTTGAACAGTTTCGTTACAAACTCAGAAACGGTCTGCGCTATGTTCAGGAATTAATATCTGCAGGTGAGATCGAAAACTTTTTCCTCGATGGACAGACAATTGTGCTGGATGACTATCGGGAAGTTGTGAGTGAAAAAGAATATGAACGCTTTCTTTCCCTGATCAAAGACCAAAAGATTGAAGTGGGACCGTGGTATTTGCTTGCAGATGAATTTCTGGTCTCAGGAGAGGCGATGCTGAAAAACCTTGAAATTGGTATTAAGACTTCAAAAGCTCTTGGATCAGCAGCCAGTATCGGCTATCTGCCGGATACGTTTGGACATATCAGTCAAATGCCGCAAATACTGAAGGGTTACGATATTCAGCATGCGCTGATCTTTCGGGGAGCAGTATCTGACAGTTACGAAAATACCTGGGTTGGTGCAGATAACAGCAAAGTTTTCACCTTTGTTTTGCCGTTATTTGAAGGTTATTATCAGACCTTTTTAAAACATAAAGATTTCATGGAGAAAACAGAAACCTATCTGTCAGATAAAGCTCCTTATCTCAGACATAATAAAGCTTTGATCATGAATGGCGCAGACCATACTTTTGTGAGTCGTGATCTTAAAGATAGAATCATGGAGATGCAAAGGCAGTATCCACATATTCGATTTACACAATCGCTTATGTCTCAGTATCTGGATGCATTTAAAGAAAAAGATACTGGGAATGTGATTAAAGGAGAGCAGAGAGATCCGTCCAAAATATTTATCCTGCCTGGTGTATACTCAACACGATCTTATTTAAAGGTTCAAAATCAAATGTGTGAAGATCAGGCGATCGGTATGATGGAGGCTTTAAATGTCTGGAATAATGGTGAGAGTGATTCAGCTGAATTTATGGATTACGTATGGAAGCTGATTCTCCAAAACCAGCCTCATGACAGTATTTGCGGATGCAGCGTTGACGAAGTCCATGATGAGATGGAAACCAGAACACAAAAAGTACTGAGTGCGATCGGTCAATTTACACACGATCACCTTAACGATGAGTATCCATTTGAATTTATAGATTCCACTGTTGAAAATCCTTACTTATATCTTGTAAATAACACGCCGGTATCAGAGATGTATACGGTGAATGCAAGTATCCGTATTCCGGTGCCGATGGATCTGGGCAGTATCAGGTTGTCACATGACGACAAAGACATTCCGTTCGATGTGATAAGACGGGAACAGCGCGAAGAATTCCTGCATCACATTCTGGCGGAGCCTCACTATGCTGAATATGTAATCTATGATGTCACATTTAATCTTCATTTTGATGGGGTAGAAGTAAAGAGAGTCCGGATAGAGCGTGAAGCTAAGAAAACATATGCTTTGGAAATGAAAGAAGCAGATCATATTGAAAATGAATTTTATCAGATTCGGTGGGGCTCTCAGGGGTTATCTATTAAAGATATCGAAACAGGTGTCAACTATAAAAATCAGCATCATTTCCTATCTTCTCTTGATGCAGGTGATTCATATAATTATTCTCCACCGGTTAATGATCACCTGAGTACAGGCAGACTCATGCAGGTAAGTAAGATCAAAAAAGGTAAGACCTTCGAATCTGCAATTCTGCATTATGAACTTGAACAGCCGGCTTCACTGAATGAGGATCGTACGGGTCCAGCTCATGAAACAGTTACATCTCATATTGAAACGACAGTTACATTAAATAGAGGGAAAAGGTTAATTCAGTTCAAAACAAAAGTGGTGAATACTGCAAAAGATCAAAAGCTTCGGGTTGGATTTGGTACTGGCACTGATGTGCATGTCAGCTATGGAGATACAGCATTCGACCTGCTGGAAAGAGAAACGCTGAGAATAAAAGAATATGATATGCCGAAAAATAAAGAGGCGGTAATGAATCAATATCCGACGTATTCTACGGTTATTGCGGGTGATCATCAGCTTGTTCATAGAGGGCTCCAGGAATTTGAAGTTGAGCGCCATGAACAGTCTGATATGGTTTTCCTGACAATGATCAGAAGTGTTGGATGGTTATCAAGAAGGGACTTGAGAACCCGTGGAAATGGTGCAGGACCGGGCTTCGAAACGCCGGGAGCACAATGTATAGGTACTTATGAATTCGAGTATGGTCTTATACTGGGGCAAAACAACATGTCACTTAATCACGCAAAAGTGATGAGGCAGCCGGTGTTAACACAGCAATCATATATATTTAAAAAAGAGAGAAATTTATTTAAGCAGTCCTCACAAGTGATCGTATTCTCTTCGTTCCGTCAAAAAGATGAGAATTCATTTGATATAAGAATGTTCAATCCTTCTTCAGAGGAAGCTGTTACAACCTTACACTTTGGCTTTGATCCTGAAGAAGTCACAAAAGTAAATTTTAATGGGGAATCGATTATTCATTATCCGGCAAAGCGTGAAGTGAGTGTTTCTTTTCAACCAAAAGAAATTGTCACGCTACGTGTTAAAAGAACATTTGATTATTGA
- a CDS encoding ROK family protein, whose protein sequence is MRKYIAFDIGGTLIKYGVLAEDGTLLEKYETPTEAEQGGKMILEKVKAFGQELLQRHTIAGVCISTAGQVDSRQGKIMYASPLIPEYTGVAVKQELESHFNLPVEVENDVNCAGLAESWIGTGKEAKSLFCLTIGTGIGGSYILDNKLHAGHSFSGGEIGYIPIEGKQFEELASTRTLIDNVAKRKDIQADEIDGKKIFEMARNGDAVCAEEIDRLAYYLSKGIATIAYMMNPEMIIIGGGITAQKDYLYPLIMKHLESDLIPAILSKTEIKIAQNLNNAGMIGALRNFLLQESMQPLKSIVTMIESNHHKLTKREQLIAKYIMMNLESVPNKTISELSGQINVSEATITRFCQKLEFGSYNKLRLLAKEASVSTRIYEHAETSSISEVREAYMAMMNKFNSLHQTEDLQKMKQLMKNADQVFLYGGNEMSFVADQLKYKLLKLGIKADSFSTPYQMEMSTYACTPETVMLGFSANGFDREIIQILESGNQSGCLTIGVTSQQDSPMASVSDLQLMIPTTEEIDGVSSSIGEVSMYFLVDIILKELQDRKPKTKKVIV, encoded by the coding sequence ATGAGAAAATATATTGCATTTGATATTGGTGGTACGTTGATTAAATATGGCGTGCTTGCTGAAGATGGCACCCTGCTGGAGAAGTACGAAACACCCACAGAAGCTGAGCAGGGTGGAAAAATGATTTTAGAAAAAGTAAAAGCGTTTGGTCAGGAATTATTGCAAAGACATACGATTGCAGGGGTTTGTATCAGCACTGCAGGACAGGTAGATTCCAGGCAGGGAAAGATCATGTACGCTTCTCCGCTTATCCCGGAGTACACGGGTGTAGCGGTCAAGCAGGAACTCGAATCTCACTTTAATCTGCCAGTTGAAGTTGAAAATGATGTGAATTGTGCGGGTCTTGCAGAATCCTGGATTGGTACAGGAAAAGAAGCGAAAAGTTTGTTCTGTCTGACGATCGGAACAGGGATTGGCGGGAGTTATATTCTCGATAATAAGCTGCATGCAGGACACAGCTTCAGTGGAGGAGAAATCGGCTATATTCCAATAGAAGGTAAGCAGTTTGAAGAGCTTGCTTCTACAAGAACACTCATCGATAACGTAGCAAAACGCAAAGATATTCAGGCAGACGAAATTGATGGGAAAAAGATTTTTGAAATGGCACGTAATGGGGATGCGGTATGCGCAGAGGAAATTGACCGCCTTGCATATTACCTGTCAAAAGGCATTGCAACGATTGCTTACATGATGAATCCGGAGATGATTATCATCGGTGGAGGGATTACAGCACAAAAAGATTATCTTTATCCGCTGATCATGAAGCATCTTGAAAGTGACCTGATCCCGGCTATTTTAAGCAAAACAGAAATTAAAATTGCTCAAAATCTTAATAATGCAGGAATGATTGGCGCGCTGCGCAACTTCTTATTGCAGGAATCGATGCAGCCGCTAAAAAGCATCGTAACCATGATTGAATCCAATCACCACAAGCTCACAAAAAGAGAACAGCTGATTGCAAAGTATATCATGATGAATCTGGAGTCGGTTCCGAATAAAACGATCTCTGAATTATCCGGGCAGATTAACGTTTCAGAGGCAACGATTACACGATTCTGTCAAAAGCTGGAGTTTGGTTCCTACAATAAATTACGCCTGCTTGCAAAAGAGGCCTCTGTCAGCACAAGAATCTATGAACATGCTGAAACATCAAGTATTTCAGAAGTAAGAGAAGCTTATATGGCGATGATGAACAAGTTCAACTCACTACATCAGACTGAAGATCTTCAAAAGATGAAACAGTTGATGAAGAATGCAGATCAGGTTTTTCTCTATGGTGGAAACGAGATGTCCTTCGTTGCAGACCAGTTAAAGTATAAATTGTTAAAGCTCGGTATAAAGGCTGATTCCTTCTCTACACCTTATCAAATGGAGATGTCCACTTACGCCTGCACGCCGGAAACAGTCATGCTCGGTTTTAGTGCGAATGGATTCGACCGTGAAATTATTCAGATATTAGAAAGTGGAAATCAGTCAGGGTGTCTGACAATTGGTGTCACCAGCCAGCAGGATTCTCCGATGGCGAGCGTTTCCGACCTCCAGTTAATGATCCCGACAACTGAAGAAATAGACGGTGTCAGCAGTTCGATTGGAGAAGTATCTATGTACTTTCTTGTTGATATCATACTGAAGGAACTTCAGGATAGAAAACCAAAAACAAAAAAAGTAATTGTCTGA
- a CDS encoding acetylxylan esterase codes for MQIPGFSFEELRSYQPLLTKEDDFDRFWRERVKENEQYRLNVTTKERSYPVEGIKVYDVYFDGFRNSRIHAAYVCPENVKNDAPVALIFHGYNWNTLQPNYAFKYAVQGIPALMVEVRGQNHLSPDMNHYEHGHAAGWMSMGLSEPDHYYYSFVYMDCFRSADVAVQLSGGKKVFVEGGSQGGGLAIATAALRDDILFALCDIPFLTQFEHSVRAATEGPYTELAHYFKVHDPAYESGKSVYSTLSYVDCLNLAEKVTCPVFMSIGLEDPVCPPQSGFALFNYLGGRKEIRTYPHYGHEVPAVHEEEKLAFVAAMIEQNRIKEKF; via the coding sequence GTGCAAATACCTGGTTTCTCATTTGAAGAATTAAGATCTTATCAGCCGTTATTGACGAAAGAAGATGATTTTGATCGCTTTTGGCGTGAAAGAGTCAAGGAAAATGAACAATATCGGCTGAATGTAACGACTAAAGAAAGAAGCTATCCGGTTGAAGGCATTAAAGTCTATGACGTGTATTTTGACGGTTTTCGTAATTCAAGAATACATGCAGCTTATGTTTGCCCTGAAAATGTAAAAAATGACGCACCGGTCGCATTGATCTTTCATGGGTATAACTGGAATACTCTTCAGCCTAACTATGCTTTTAAATATGCTGTTCAGGGTATTCCGGCTTTAATGGTGGAAGTCAGAGGGCAGAATCATTTGTCGCCGGATATGAATCATTATGAACACGGACATGCGGCCGGGTGGATGTCTATGGGGTTATCTGAACCTGATCACTACTACTACAGCTTTGTATACATGGATTGCTTCAGGAGCGCAGATGTTGCAGTTCAGTTAAGCGGAGGAAAAAAAGTATTCGTTGAGGGAGGAAGCCAGGGGGGCGGACTGGCAATTGCGACTGCCGCACTCAGGGACGATATTTTATTTGCTCTATGTGATATTCCGTTTCTGACTCAGTTTGAACATTCTGTCAGAGCAGCTACGGAAGGTCCTTACACTGAACTGGCTCACTATTTCAAAGTGCATGATCCCGCTTATGAATCAGGAAAAAGTGTCTACAGTACTTTAAGCTATGTGGATTGTCTTAATCTTGCAGAAAAAGTTACTTGTCCTGTATTCATGTCTATCGGTCTCGAGGACCCGGTATGTCCTCCACAAAGCGGCTTCGCTTTGTTTAATTACTTAGGTGGGCGAAAAGAAATCAGAACATATCCGCATTACGGGCATGAAGTGCCGGCAGTTCATGAGGAAGAAAAGTTAGCATTTGTAGCTGCAATGATAGAGCAGAACCGTATCAAAGAAAAATTTTGA